Proteins co-encoded in one Halorussus vallis genomic window:
- a CDS encoding carbohydrate ABC transporter permease has product MSSPPANPTPEQQSRRERFRYAVVNADRSRVALYAVLAGLVAFYLAPLEAGLMTAFKTTDAFNRTIPFLPPITGGFTIEPWIIAFETLWNGFINSMLLAIPATILSAGLGSIAAYGLTTIDWKYQMPIVALFVAGIFIPYQAVLVPLSRLFAIVNTPELLSFLWGLPLMHEHYASIINLIVAHVAYGIPITFLLFRGYYQSFSEEMIEAARLDGASVFSIYRNIVLPLSKPMFAVTLIYQFTQIWNDLLFALVILPSGGGAAAPITLALNSLTGGMITTFNTQMAGAFVAALPTLIVYVLFGEQFAKGVAS; this is encoded by the coding sequence ATGAGCAGTCCGCCGGCGAATCCGACCCCCGAACAGCAGTCGCGGCGCGAGCGGTTCCGCTACGCCGTGGTGAACGCAGACCGCAGTCGAGTGGCGCTGTACGCCGTCCTCGCCGGTCTGGTCGCGTTCTACCTCGCGCCGCTGGAGGCCGGACTGATGACGGCCTTCAAGACGACCGACGCGTTCAACCGGACGATTCCGTTCCTCCCGCCGATAACCGGCGGGTTCACCATCGAGCCGTGGATAATCGCGTTCGAGACGCTCTGGAACGGCTTCATCAACAGCATGCTGCTGGCGATTCCGGCGACGATACTGTCGGCCGGCCTGGGGAGCATCGCGGCCTACGGGCTGACGACCATCGACTGGAAGTACCAGATGCCCATCGTCGCGCTGTTCGTCGCGGGCATCTTCATCCCGTACCAGGCGGTGCTGGTGCCCCTCTCGCGGCTGTTCGCCATCGTCAACACCCCGGAACTGCTGTCGTTCCTGTGGGGCCTGCCGCTGATGCACGAACACTACGCGTCCATCATCAACCTCATCGTGGCCCACGTCGCCTACGGGATTCCCATCACGTTCCTGCTGTTCCGCGGCTACTACCAGTCGTTCTCCGAGGAGATGATCGAGGCCGCGCGACTCGACGGCGCGAGCGTGTTCAGCATCTACCGCAACATCGTCCTGCCGCTGTCGAAGCCGATGTTCGCGGTGACGCTCATCTACCAGTTCACCCAGATCTGGAACGACCTGCTGTTCGCGCTGGTCATCCTGCCGTCGGGCGGCGGCGCGGCCGCCCCCATCACGCTGGCGCTCAACAGCCTCACCGGCGGGATGATCACGACGTTCAACACCCAGATGGCGGGCGCGTTCGTCGCGGCGCTGCCGACGCTGATCGTCTACGTGCTGTTCGGCGAACAGTTCGCGAAAGGAGTGGCTTCGTAA